A region from the Ciconia boyciana chromosome 1, ASM3463844v1, whole genome shotgun sequence genome encodes:
- the LOC140648650 gene encoding gap junction beta-6 protein, with product MDWGALHTILGGVNKHSTSIGKIWLTVLFIFRIMILVVAAERVWGDEQDDFVCNTLQPGCKNVCYDHFFPISHIRLWALQLIFVSTPALLVAMHVAYRRHEKKRQFRKGDQKCEYKDIEEIRKQRFRIEGSLWWTYTSSIFFRLVFEAVFMYAFYFMYNGFQMPRLMKCNAWPCPNTVDCFVSRPTEKTVFTIFMIAVSSICILLNVAELCYLLTKFFLRRSKKAGNPKHHPNHENKEETKQNEMNELISDSCQNTVIGFSGS from the coding sequence ATGGATTGGGGAGCCCTGCATACCATTTTAGGAGGTGTAAATAAGCACTCCACCAGCATCGGGAAGATATGGCTCACAGTCCTGTTCATCTTCCGTATCATGATCCTGGTTGTGGCTGCAGAGAGAGTCTGGGGAGATGAACAAGATGACTTTGTCTGCAACACTCTGCAACCTGGTTGCAAGAATGTTTGCTATGATCactttttccccatctctcaCATCAGACTCTGGGCCCTGCAGCTGATCTTTGTTTCTACACCTGCGCTGCTGGTGGCAATGCATGTAGCTTACAGGAGGCACgagaagaaaaggcaattcAGAAAGGGAGACCAGAAATGTGAATACAAGGACAttgaagaaatcagaaaacagaGGTTTCGTATTGAGGGCTCCTTGTGGTGGACGTACACTAGCAGCATCTTCTTCAGACTGGTCTTTGAAGCAGTCTTCATGTATGCGTTTTATTTCATGTACAATGGGTTCCAAATGCCTCGCCTAATGAAGTGTAATGCTTGGCCCTGCCCCAACACAGTAGACTGCTTTGTTTCTCGACCTACTGAAAAGACGGTGTTTACTATTTTCATGATTGCTGTGTCCAGcatttgcattcttttaaaTGTGGCCGAATTATGTTACTTACTGACAAAATTTTTCCTCAGAAGGTCTAAAAAAGCTGGAAATCCAAAACATCACCCCAACCATGAGAATAAggaagaaaccaaacaaaatgaaatgaatgagttAATATCTGATAGCTGTCAGAATACAGTTATAGGATTTTCAGGTAGCTAA